In Scheffersomyces stipitis CBS 6054 chromosome 8, complete sequence, one DNA window encodes the following:
- a CDS encoding predicted protein produces the protein ELSSGYLTKLKHHLAAIPHVQLLDALEQQSSPILEAYIDQYLESNKNFASHPRLQHKHQLFYLKDCMQQVFGRKSVLFSVDMEAWEINTNVITEIGISIFDPRGQMMSMLPSTNQIHILIQENYEKRNGRFVPDHSRNFVGGTSLIMTKYEAACFTQTLIDYYFQLPNAGLNCALVGHDVKGDVKWLKQLGVNFPDNIKTVDTSTLFSITQGKNGNSLKNALSAVDIPYSFLHNAGNDAYYTLLAAMKLCDPSSRSLYGLDI, from the coding sequence GAGCTTTCGTCTGGGTACTTGACGAAATTGAAGCACCATTTGGCAGCAATACCACatgttcaacttttggATGCGCTTGAACAACAGTCGAGTCCAATTTTGGAAGCATATATAGACCAATATCTAGAGAGCAATAAAAACTTTGCCAGTCATCCTCGGTTACAGCACAAGCACCAGCTTTTCTACTTGAAAGATTGTATGCAACAAGTTTTCGGTCGTAAAAGCGTTCTCTTTAGTGTGGATATGGAGGCCTGGGAAATCAATACTAATGTGATCACCGAAATCGGAATATCTATCTTTGACCCCAGAGGTCAGATGATGCTGATGCTTCCTTCAACTAACCAGATCCATATCCTTATCCAGGAAAACTatgaaaagagaaatggCCGATTTGTTCCCGACCACTCCAGGAACTTTGTTGGCGGTACGTCGTTGATAATGACCAAATATGAAGCTGCCTGTTTCACCCAAACGTTGATTGACTACTATTTCCAACTACCCAACGCTGGATTGAACTGTGCTCTAGTGGGCCACGATGTGAAAGGTGATGTGAAGTGGCTCAAGCAATTAGGAGTAAATTTTCCTGATAATATAAAAACTGTAGATACGAGCACGTTGTTCTCAATTACCCAAGGGAAAAACGGCAATAGCTTGAAGAACGCATTGCTGGCTGTAGATATACCTTACTCGTTTCTCCACAACGCAGGAAACGATGCCTACTACACTTTACTAGCGGCAATGAAACTCTGTGATCCCCTGTCTCGGTCTCTCTACGGTTTAGATATA
- a CDS encoding predicted protein has product MSDWDGKIRLLRSEPSLAQIDSIIADYLSSEKPPALLFVTTLLNYTIPQTLESLPAPTQNEIVKVFQSLVGLSNLVHSISLLRDPQDPEQKKMLELHMKLLSMVFNLELIPTLLQKNKTTFLEAKEIDKLVFKGILFGIINEIYVKSGISVQNKAFESTQAYTSFLNVSLLKLFKSGIDHNYTIMFTSSLFKLDDSSVFGYFDLLFTPENWSYFVESYNVMKKFQKREIVVKLYTLYINKRVFLKPQTNEILVSFGNILFFTSECFDDNMVERILLCMNRNLNVLISLILSKLPNERFNGLIMKVLEKWADDLTIKSESIVLQENRTHFIMYLLYQKKGTPFLEGLLSDKVFLDAISNRLHSYSSNVKSLGVVLADKVCEFNGKDPIFSIDEASVYLNLAKSDDFIDLKVPPLEDPWNVINQPEIELPVEELSSLKVSSIQPGAKESDDDSDDDSDSDDPTITSRGNVRDPLYIKDLLEYLTIDEKNPLAYDMRKKALTVGPTLLRQKFAFGNEIQFYSEDLMTNIVGLSNTFDDKTFESSRLQCMIAVLVTNPQVTIHTFRLLLTGDYSLQQRLSILSATTLAARELRGFKDEDVVSSFRETSFPSKQLPSGLHEKYVAIDNNSGFLRAIEASIQDELMDEASDESKNKIAGGKILRISESYKRKKNSDKHVDKPKINNFYRIIGQKFYFPLVGVWYEAGEIDIGHYSTIFVGHYIRTLALLLHCAYPSAVNLRDMVKEYFQLVVPVLRKVKVEELQIVESAVTGFLVIFDIMDEQYLITTHHHDIQQVQMWLGANWEHLIDNKVKSLCAGLFLRISTVSEAYERSLMDLTNGLY; this is encoded by the coding sequence ATGTCAGATTGGGATGGCAAGATCCGGCTTCTAAGATCAGAGCCTCTGTTGGCACAGATTGACTCGATAATTGCAGACTATCTCCTGCTGGAAAAACCTCCAGCTCTACTATTTGTAACTACCTTGCTAAATTATACAATTCCTCAGACCCTTGAATCATTGCCCGCTCCAACACAAAATGAGATAGTGAAAGTGTTTCAGTCTCTTGTGGGACTCAGTAATCTTGTTCATAGTATCTCCCTACTTCGAGACCCGCAGGATCcagaacagaagaagatgctTGAACTCCACATGAAGTTGCTTTCCATGGTTTTCAATCTAGAATTGATTCCTACATTGctacagaagaacaagactACTTTTCTCGAAGCAAAGGAGATCGATAAATTGGTATTTAAAGGAATCTTGTTTGGGATCATAAATGAAATCTACGTGAAATCAGGTATTCTGGTGCAAAATAAAGCCTTCGAATCTACCCAAGCCTATACATCGTTCTTGAATGTTTCGTTGCTcaaattgttcaaaagTGGTATAGATCATAATTACACAATCATGTTTACAAGTTCCTTGTTCAAGCTAGACGATTCTAGTGTATTTGGCTACTTTGATTTACTTTTCACACCAGAGAATTGGTCCTATTTTGTAGAATCCTACAACGTCATgaaaaaatttcagaaaagGGAGATTGTCGTCAAGTTGTACACACTATATATTAACAAAAGAGTTTTTCTAAAACCTCAGACTAATGAGATTCTTGTTTCATTCGGAaacatcttgttctttACATCAGAATGTTTTGATGATAATATGGTGGAAAGAATACTTTTGTGCATGAATAGAAACTTGAACGTCTTGATTTCTCTCATTCTCTCAAAGCTTCCGAACGAGAGGTTTAATGGCCTTATAATGAAAGTGTTGGAGAAATGGGCAGATGACTTGACAATCAAATCAGAATCAATCGTTCTTCAGGAGAATCGCACCCATTTTATCATGTATTTGCTTTATCAGAAAAAGGGAACGCCATTCTTGGAAGGTCTCTTGAGTGACAAAGTCTTCTTAGATGCGATTTCAAACAGACTTCATTCGTACTCGAGCAACGTCAAATCGCTAGGTGTTGTTTTAGCTGATAAAGTCTGTGAATTCAACGGCAAGGACCCCATTTTCAGTATAGATGAAGCTCTGGTATACCTAAATCTAGCAAAAAGCGACGATTTCATCGACCTTAAAGTCCCACCGCTTGAAGATCCATGGAATGTAATCAATCAAccagaaattgaacttccCGTTGAAGAGCTTTCGTCTTTGAAAGTATCGTCTATCCAACCAGGAGCAAAAGAATCAGACGACGACTCAGATGATGATTCAGATAGCGACGATCCAACTATTACATCTCGAGGCAATGTAAGAGATCCATTGTATATAAAAGACCTCTTGGAATATCTTACTATCGACGAGAAGAACCCCCTAGCTTACGATATGAGAAAAAAAGCACTTACAGTGGGTCCTACTTTGTTACGTCAGAAGTTTGCGTTCGGAAATGAAATCCAGTTTTATTCAGAAGATCTCATGACCAATATTGTTGGTTTGAGTAACACTTTTGATGACAAGACCTTTGAATCTTCCAGGTTACAATGCATGATAGCAGTGCTAGTCACAAACCCTCAAGTGACAATACATACATTTAGGCTCTTGCTTACGGGAGACTATTCCCTTCAACAGAGGTTAAGTATCCTTTCAGCAACCACTTTGGCAGCGCGAGAGCTTAGAGGGTTCAAGGATGAGGATGTTGTGTCGTCATTTAGGGAAACTTCCTTTCCCTCTAAGCAGCTTCCTAGTGGCCTACACGAGAAGTATGTTGCCATTGATAATAACTCTGGGTTTTTACGTGCCATAGAGGCTTCGATTCAGGATGAATTGATGGATGAAGCCTCTGATGAGTCCAAAAACAAGATAGCTGGAGGGAAGATTCTTCGTATATCAGAATCGTAtaaaagaaagaagaacagcGACAAACATGTGGACAAGCCCAAAATAAACAACTTCTACAGAATAATAGGACAAAAATTTTACTTTCCCTTAGTAGGGGTATGGTATGAAGCTGGAGAAATTGACATTGGGCATTATTCTACGATTTTTGTAGGACACTATATTCGAACCTTGGCATTACTCTTACATTGTGCATATCCCTCTGCAGTTAACTTGAGGGACATGGTTAAGGAATACTTTCAGTTGGTGGTTCCAGTGTTGAGGAAGGTCAAGGTAGAAGAACTTCAGATAGTTGAAAGTGCTGTTACAGGATTCCTTGTCATTTTTGACATTATGGACGAGCAGTATTTGATCACGACGCATCACCACGATATTCAGCAAGTCCAGATGTGGTTAGGTGCCAACTGGGAACATTTAATTGATAACAAAGTCAAGAGTCTTTGCGCTGGACTTTTCTTGCGGATTCTGACAGTGTCTGAAGCTTACGAGAGATCGCTCATGGATCTAACTAATGGTTTATATTAA
- a CDS encoding predicted protein, whose amino-acid sequence MEDELLRIKQLDLIRSKMQTVKDQSSRRDKMNEYLESSHFRFQQEKQSISLNKLKEAMQLVYPQEHPLVSIDVEAYERSLGKVTEIGVVIYDPQVSPGSAVPLLKPYHIIIQENLKLVNGRYVPDKKDRFMGGTSHVLRKKDAEMFVSAVIEKYINGRNGVLVGHHIEGDVKWLRSIGVNIKNDTAVVDTFRLFAISRSSGGTLRGVLREINVPHGNLHNAANDAYYTLIAAMTYCDPHHRLEKNLDQFVHMEKKSAVDKKMDLFSDRATFRKTTAEELIQSL is encoded by the coding sequence ATGGAAGATGAGCTACTCAGAATCAAACAGCTTGATTTGATACGGCTGAAGATGCAGACTGTGAAAGACCAGCTGCTGAGACGAGATAAAATGAACGAGTATTTAGAGAGCAGCCATTTCAGATTCcaacaagagaaacagAGTATTCTGTTGAATAAATTAAAAGAAGCCATGCAGCTTGTTTATCCTCAAGAGCATCCATTAGTGTCAATAGACGTAGAAGCATACGAGAGAAGTTTGGGTAAAGTAACAGAAATAGGAGTAGTCATCTACGATCCGCAGGTTCTGCCAGGGTCTGCGGTGCCACTACTAAAGCCTTACCATATCATTATTCAGGAGAATCTCAAATTGGTCAATGGCCGCTATGTTCCAGACAAGAAGGACCGGTTCATGGGCGGCACTTCTCATGTTCTTCGCAAGAAAGATGCAGAGATGTTTGTGCTGGCCGTCATAGAAAAGTATATAAACGGTAGAAATGGAGTATTGGTAGGGCACCACATTGAAGGAGATGTCAAATGGCTCCGAAGCATAGGAGTTAACATTAAGAATGACACTGCTGTAGTTGACACGTTCAGGCTCTTTGCGATATCGAGATCAAGTGGCGGAACACTTCGTGGAGTGTTACGAGAGATCAATGTACCGCATGGAAATCTCCATAATGCTGCGAACGATGCCTACTATACGTTAATCGCAGCCATGACGTACTGTGACCCACATCATCGacttgaaaagaacttGGACCAATTTGTCCACatggagaagaagctgGCTGTGGATAAGAAGATGGACTTGTTTTCAGACAGAGCGACGTTCAGAAAGACGACTGCAGAAGAATTGATCCAGCTGCTTTGA
- a CDS encoding predicted protein (go_component membrane~go_function amino acid-polyamine transporter activity~go_process amino acid transport) has translation MSGSDDENAVDEYTSLIASRRPSIMFLDTPLGSFKGPNSLHNFASSFTRAQSFAVSKIDNDIHRARSFFVENIDTDADDELFDPELMIPSQKGERLSVVIHDISSRNQLFMNNVNELDQNISPNNDVFYHDDILSALNESRSRHNSTYNTPGAIPISKKRVLPSPSFSSIRSALSLATTSDHINLKKIEDKDGNVVTVLAGQSTAPQTIFNSINVLIGVGLLALPVGILKAGWYFGIPILVICGLATFWTAGLLSKCMDTDPTIMTYADLGYAAYGSTAKLLISLLFSIDLLGAGVALIVLFSDSLYALLGDEEVWTRTRFKFLSFVVLTPFTFVPLPVLSIFSLFGILSTISITILVAFCGILKTDSPGSLLAVMPTNIWPQSLPDLLLAIGILMAPFGGHAIFPNLKTDMRHPYKFEKTLRYTYSITMITDMAMGVLGFLMFGHKCSNEITNTLLLTSGYPAWCYPLISGLICLIPLAKTPLNAKPIISTLDVLFNVQVPSEHLSLNLLKDVGKFFIRVGVNAVFVLLAILFPEFDKIIGILGASICFVICIVLPCLFYLKLCSSKMGALERVLIQFVVFFTSILAVVATWAVVQF, from the coding sequence ATGTCTGGTTCCGACGACGAAAACGCGGTCGATGAGTACACCTCGTTGATAGCCTCTAGACGGCCCTCGATCATGTTTCTCGATACGCCTCTTGGCTCATTCAAAGGCCCTAACTCTCTCCACAATTTTGCTTCGTCCTTCACCAGAGCCCAGTCGTTTGCTGTGTCTAAAATCGACAATGATATCCACAGAGCGAGATCGTTTTTTGTCGAGAATATTGACACTGACGCTGATGACGAGTTGTTTGATCCGGAATTAATGATTCCATCACAAAAAGGTGAACGTCTTTCCGTAGTAATCCACGACATCTCGTCTAGAAACCAGCTTTTCATGAATAATGTCAACGAGTTGGACCAGAACATCTCGCCCAACAACGACGTCTTCTACCACGATGACATCTTGTCCGCCTTGAACGAGTCCAGGTCGAGGCACAACTCGACCTACAATACACCAGGTGCCATCCCCATTTCGAAAAAGCGTGTATTACCTTCTCCCTCGTTCTCTTCTATCCGTTCTGCGCTCTCATTGGCCACAACATCAGACCatatcaacttgaagaaaatagaGGACAAAGATGGAAACGTCGTCACGGTATTGGCCGGTCAATCAACAGCACCCCAGACCATCTTCAATTCGATTAACGTTCTCATTGGAGTGGGCCTCTTGGCTCTTCCTGTAGGTATCTTAAAAGCAGGTTGGTACTTCGGAATTCCCATCTTGGTCATCTGTGGCTTGGCAACTTTCTGGACTGCTGGATTATTGTCTAAATGTATGGACACTGATCCCACGATTATGACATATGCTGATTTGGGTTATGCTGCCTATGGTTCCACAGCCAAGTTGTTAATCTCGTTGTTGTTCTCTATCGATCTCTTGGGAGCCGGAGTTGCGCTTATAGTCTTGTTCAGCGATTCCTTGTACGCTCTTTTAGGCGACGAAGAGGTGTGGACAAGAACGCGGTTCAAGTTCCTCAGTTTTGTCGTCTTGACTCCATTCACATTCGTCCCTTTACCAGTATTGTCAATCTTCTCGTTGTTTGGCATTCTCTCGACAATTTCCATCACTATTCTCGTAGCATTTTGTGGTATCTTGAAAACCGATTCTCCAGGCTCGTTGTTAGCGGTAATGCCCACCAACATCTGGCCGCAATCGTTAcctgatcttcttttggcCATTGGAATCTTAATGGCTCCCTTTGGTGGTCACGCCATCTTCCCTAACTTGAAAACTGATATGAGACACCCATacaagtttgaaaagaCTTTAAGGTACACCTACAGCATTACCATGATCACAGATATGGCAATGGGTGTTTTGGGCTTCTTGATGTTTGGCCACAAATGTAGCAACGAAATAACAAACACCTTGTTGTTAACTCTGGGATACCCCGCATGGTGCTATCCTTTGATCAGTGGGTTGATCTGTTTGATTCCCTTGGCCAAAACTCCGTTGAATGCCAAACCAATTATCTCTACCTTGGACGTCTTGTTCAACGTGCAAGTTCCCAGCGAGCATTTATCGTTGAACTTGCTTAAGGATGTCGGTAAGTTTTTCATCAGAGTCGGAGTCAATGCCGTCTTCGTACTCTTGGCCATTTTGTTCCCTGAATTCGACAAGATCATTGGCATTCTTGGAGCTTCCATCTGCTTCGTTATCTGCATCGTCTTGCCATGCTTGTTCTATTTGAAGTTGTGTTCATCCAAGATGGGAGCTTTGGAAAGAGTACtcattcaatttgttgtatttttcacctCCATCTTGGCCGTTGTCGCCACTTGGGCTGTCGTTCAGTTCTAG
- a CDS encoding negative transcriptional regulator encodes MYIPKAYKEEDWQQVEFLIKKYPLATVVTYTEDEGVIANHFPFFLKVDESTGKKYLHAHIAKVNPQIPSLKKADSVLVIFQSANTYVTPSYYPTKKETHKFVPTWDFASVHIKGQAEVLDDFDFIRTQITNLTNQQEDGREDPWKVEDAPEKYLSLKQKAIIGLKIEITGYDAKYKFEQGMSKKDIGGVIDGLAKDGLDELSELTKTSNDRYDTKKAAKSG; translated from the coding sequence ATGTATATCCCCAAGGCttacaaagaagaagactgGCAACAGGTGGAGTTTctcatcaagaagtacCCATTGGCTACCGTAGTTACATACACTGAAGACGAAGGAGTCATCGCCAACcattttccattctttTTGAAAGTAGACGAATCCACAGGTAAAAAGTATCTCCATGCTCATATTGCTAAGGTTAACCCACAGATTCCATCTTTAAAGAAAGCCGATTCCGTATTGGTGATCTTCCAATCTGCCAACACTTACGTAACACCTAGCTACTATCctacaaagaaggaaacTCACAAGTTTGTACCTACATGGGACTTTGCTAGTGTTCATATTAAGGGTCAGGCTGAGGTGTTAGACGACTTTGACTTTATCAGAACGCAAATCACCAACCTCACCAACCAGCAGGAAGACGGAAGAGAAGATCCCTGGAAGGTAGAAGATGCCCCAGAAAAGTACTTGtctttgaaacagaaagcTATCATTGgattgaaaatagaaatcACTGGCTATGACGCAAAGTACAAGTTTGAACAGGGTATGAGCAAGAAGGATATTGGTGGAGTTATTGATGGTTTGGCTAAGGATGGTTTGGATGAGCTTTCGGAGTTGACGAAGACTTCCAATGATAGATACGATACTAAGAAAGCTGCTAAGTCTGGTTGA
- a CDS encoding predicted protein, with product MSDQVPVQDQDVPQEVGQTFLGSQTTNGSESTVSSSTSPFQIHADEERLKEMEREADRLRELHSQLDEQQKGGDGIPQTDEEKRDIDSRSVYIGNVDYGSTPLELQQHFSSAGIVKRVTILTNKFTGQPKGFAYLEFDDVDGVNKAVATLDGTVFRDRELKVSAKRTNIPGLSFIERGRGGFRGRGGRGGGFRGGRGGRGRGGFRGRGGGGQRFTPY from the coding sequence ATGTCGGACCAAGTACCTGTTCAGGACCAAGATGTTCCACAAGAAGTGGGACAGACATTTTTAGGGTCGCAAACTACGAATGGCTCGGAATCTACAGTCTCATCTAGTACAAGTCCATTCCAGATCCATGCTGATGAAGAGAGATTGaaggaaatggaaagagaaGCTGACAGATTACGAGAGCTTCATTCGCAATTGGATGAACAACAAAAGGGTGGAGATGGAATCCCACAGacagacgaagaaaaaAGAGACATTGATTCCAGATCAGTGTATATTGGAAATGTAGACTATGGATCGACGCCGTTGGAGTTACAGCAACATTTCAGTAGTGCTGGTATTGTCAAAAGAGTAACGATTTTGACCAACAAGTTCACAGGTCAACCTAAAGGGTTTGCTTATTTGGAATTTGACGATGTAGATGGTGTCAACAAGGCTGTGGCTACGTTGGATGGAACTGTTTTCAGAGACAGAGAGTTGAAAGTAAGTGCTAAAAGAACAAATATCCCTGGCTTGAGCTTTATTGAACGTGGAAGAGGTGGTTTCCGAGGCAGAGGTGGAAGAGGCGGAGGCTTCAGAGGTGGAAGAGgtggaagaggaagaggtGGCTTTAGAGGAAGAGGTGGCGGCGGCCAGAGATTTACACCATACTAG
- a CDS encoding hypothetical protein (go_process cell adhesion), whose protein sequence is VYVSLFHISCICQKTSTSSELPAPTPSTIIDILSSQAQYSYFLRHLQRSGLVPRINAMENVTILAPINSAFTGYNVNKNKKNDNGIDNLEESDWLRYIVGQIFRVGYLGREEVVFDTLYHTSANEFYPVSVTPNFDDFEYVVDGVSPIIEPDIYAKHQRSFVQGIERLIPRKPTLCQLLMDEKTVEFNNHKIGHFKKLVKSLFARSDDEDDDDDDDDDDDDDNKKQEPIILPETCEEFLGGSKTVFIPDDDMLEQSLPELVLRYYLSSYHALYNPKFTTTTEAFLEMRTDIYTLLSDLVIKGVVAGQNGTGSQVHKSYSKHIKYVVKLNHTVGKVVVNDKLTSSTSSVLADGAIHIFSRHNDTNFFHSLKIPTVEMIPRKGLYAMHFSNFVKELKFRSLDYLVDGSTSNQTIFVESEQRDDIPEEDTADFRVSSFSSKQGLMYQFADEAIDLATFLDSRKVVHKLLDSRLCSKKRVGGCFKLKLSASNSNSKVRVTVNDEIEILSPAVNVGNNSLVYVTDKDVDPPSNFKNSLGELISSGSIPRHLDHLDIDKKSCLSTLGYLNQFDLFSLSDNSKGYSVFLPCAPANSASIADQDLTYYASNESRGNWKNLGLILNYLEANPKVFQGILKGFFIEDTIYSDFGLEGGKKKLSTDNLRGDPVKVESDLVSAGNHYINLNKTKLTLPINSDILFNQGVIHLVDQVLLPENFSVSLPDLLKTTIDPNYPKYSLIDLLDHFPKLKKALGLVAVDGTFSHEFSLLVPSSESLKDFNITSDFSRLLDFFELHLIPNSELGSLLDCVTNKKPSPIHDGNSTHSGKEFVIKTNYSSVELSCSNNSKKGKVFLRLKAPPESQDDNDQKKKKSEIGTFSYNLDHEVKLISHGCTSLHYSKNSTNNISCVFLIEKPLNLQWLDHSRKDNFLHIHLGFVSVGVGIILGLAIFGGVMIGAILCLGNNKKKFEKPSNSLDDSIFPRSESSFMRVLTDDDTVYYDRGYETDIDILRTETEHLLPLYGKKKRKIKRKEYGATNNSTRGVDGVSNNDTTGTVSAPRTIRKANVSKTFRERNFPGASQF, encoded by the exons GTTTACGTTTCTTTATTTCACATTCTGTGTATCTGCC AGAAAACTTCCACTTCCTCCGAGCTTCCGGCTCCTACCCCCTCCACCATAATCGACATACTATCGTCGCAGGCACAGTATTCGTACTTCTTGCGACATTTGCAACGTCTGGGACTTGTGCCACGTATCAATGCAATGGAAAATGTCACAATTCTAGCCCCAATAAATCTGGCATTTACAGGCTACAAcgtcaacaagaacaagaaaaacgACAACGGAATCGATAACCTAGAAGAAAGCGACTGGTTGCGTTACATCGTTGGTCAGATATTCCGTGTGGGCTACTTGGGAAGAGAAGAGGTAGTATTTGACACTCTTTACCATACACTGGCCAATGAGTTCTATCCGGTGTCTGTGACTCCAAACTTCGACGACTTCGAGTATGTAGTTGACGGCGTGTCCCCGATCATAGAGCCAGATATCTATGCCAAACATCAACGTTCTTTTGTCCAGGGAATCGAGCGTTTGATCCCTAGAAAACCCACTCTTTGTCAGCTACTCATGGACGAGAAGACAGTGGAGTTCAACAACCACAAGATCGGTCACTTCAAGAAGCTTGTCAAACTGTTGTTTGCCCGAAgtgacgacgaagacgatgatgatgacgatgatgacgacgatgacgacgataAT aagaaacaggaACCCATAATCCTTCCAGAAACATGTGAGGAATTCCTTGGAGGAAGTAAAACAGTGTTCATTCCAGACGATGACATGTTGGAACAATCTCTACCGGAGCTAGTGCTACGTTACTACTTGTCTTCTTATCATGCTCTTTACAACCCCAAGTTCACAACCACTACTGAGGCATTCCTCGAGATGAGGACGGACATTTATACACTTTTGCTGGACTTGGTAATCAAAGGCGTGGTAGCAGGACAAAACGGAACTGGCAGTCAAGTTCACAAGAGTTACAGTAAACACATAAAGTACGTGGTGAAATTGAACCACACTGTTGGAAAAGTAGTGGTCAATGACAAATTGACAAGTTCTACTTCTCTGGTATTAGCTGACGGTGCAATTCACATTTTCAGTAGGCATAACGATACCAATTTCTTTCATTCCTTGAAAATTCCTACAGTGGAAATGATCCCGCGAAAGGGACTCTACGCCATGCATTTCTCTAACTTCgtcaaggagttgaagttcagatCCTTGGATTATCTTGTTGACGGCTCAACGAGCAACCAAACAATCTTCGTAGAATCCGAGCAGCGTGATGATATACCTGAAGAAGACACAGCTGATTTCCGGGTCAGTTCCTTCAGTAGCAAACAGGGACTTATGTACCAATTTGCTGATGAAGCCATAGACCTTGCAACGTTTCTTGATCTGAGGAAAGTAGTTcacaaacttcttgattcGAGACTTTGttcgaagaaaagagtagGTGGATgtttcaagttgaagttgtctgCTTCCAATTCGAATCTGAAGGTTCGTGTAACAGTCAAcgatgaaattgaaatcttGTCTCCTGCTGTTAATGTAGGAAATAATAGTTTGGTGTATGTGACAGATAAGGATGTAGACCCTCCTTCtaatttcaagaattctttAGGAGAGTTGATCTCCTCCGGCTCAATACCTAGACACTTGGATCATTTGGATATTGATAAGAAGAGCTGCCTCAGTACATTGGGATATTTGAACCAATTTGACTTATTCTCGTTACTGGATAACAGTAAGGGATACTCTGTATTCTTGCCATGTGCTCCAGCTAATTCTGCTCTGATCGCTGATCAAGACTTGACATATTATGCTTCCAATGAAAGTAGGGGCAACTGGAAAAACCTAGGTTTGATACTTAACTATTTGGAAGCCAATCCGAAGGTCTTCCAAGGTATTTTAaaaggtttcttcatagAGGATACAATCTATTCTGATTTTGGGTTAGAAGGTGGGAAGAAAAAGTTATCAACTGACAATTTGCGAGGCGACCCGGTGAAAGTTGAAAGTGACCTTGTTAGTGCCGGTAATCACTACATTAATTTGAACAAAACAAAATTGACCTTGCCTATCAATTCGGATATCCTCTTTAATCAAGGTGTGATACATTTGGTAGATCAAGTTTTGTTACCTGAAAACTTTTCAGTGTCATTGCCTGATCTTTTGAAAACTACAATTGATCCAAATTATCCAAAATATTCTCTAATCGACTTGCTAGACCATTTCccaaaattgaagaaagcaCTTGGTTTAGTGGCAGTTGATGGTACTTTCAGCCACGAGTTTTCCTTGTTGGTACCCAGCTCAGAATCATTGAAAGACTTTAACATCACCAGTGATTTCCTGAGGTTgcttgatttctttgaacTTCATTTGATTCCCAATTCAGAGCTTGGAAGTCTTTTGGATTGTGTTACCAATAAAAAACCACTGCCTATTCATGATGGAAATTCGACACATTCAGGTAAAGAATTCGTTATCAAGACGAACTATTCGAGTGTTGAGTTGTCGTGTAGTAATAATTCGAAGAAAGGAAAGGttttcttgagattgaaaGCACCTCCAGAATCTCAGGATGATAATgatcaaaagaagaagaaactggaAATCGGAACCTTTTCATACAATCTTGATCATGAAGTCAAGTTAATTTCGCATGGCTGTACATCGCTACATTATTCGAAAAACTCCACAAATAACATCTCGTGTGTTTTCCTTATTGAAAAGCCGTTGAATCTTCAATGGCTCGACCATTCGCGAAAAGACAACTTCTTACATATTCACCTTGGATTTGTCAGTGTAGGTGTGGGCATTATTTTGGGGTTGGCGATCTTCGGAGGAGTGATGATTGGCGCAATACTCTGCTTGGGTAATAACAAAAAGAAGTTTGAGAAGCCATCGAATAGTCTAGATGATTCAATTTTCCCCAGAAGCGAATCCAGTTTCATGAGAGTGCTTACAGATGATGACACTGTATACTACGATAGAGGATACGAAACGGATATCGATATTCTCCgaacagaaacagagcATTTACTTCCGCTCTAcggaaagaagaagagaaaaattaAACGAAAGGAATACGGAGCCACTAACAATTCTACTCGTGGTGTTGATGGCGTATCCAATAACGATACCACTGGTACTGTTAGTGCTCCTCGAACTATAAGGAAGGCTAACGTATCCAAGACATTCCGCGAGCGGAATTTCCCTGGAGCGTCACAGTTCTGA